The DNA region TGCACTGGTCCATTGTGGTGAAGAAagcgctgagccaaaaggcgacgctctcgatttaccagcagatctacgttcctaccctcaccgatGGTCACAAGCTGCGGgtcgtgactgaaagaacaagatcccggccgAAATCAGTtttctccgcagggtgtccaggctcttccttagagatagggtgagaagctcggtcatccgggagggactctgcgTCAAGCCGTTACAACTcctcgttgagaggagccagctgaggtggctcgggcatctggttcagatgcctccccagaaaggtgttccgggcatgtcccaccggtgggaggccccggggatgacacaggacacgctggagagactgtctctcggctggccaggGAATACCTTGGGATTCCGCCGGAGCGGCTGGTTGTGAAGTGGATGGGGAAAGGgaggtctgggcttccctgctaaagctgctgcccctgcgacccgacctcggagcaagcggaagatgatggtacgttatggtatggtatggtagcaTGAGAGACATACGTGAGTTTGaaccccctagcaacagttgctaacgtcatgaatattaatgagcaaaggtgacgtgttacgtgcggtGCGCTATTGACAGCAGAAGCATGAGAAGCAATTTCATAACCCTTAGCAAAATGGCCTTCAAGGTCGCTATGTTGGTTGGGGCGACGTTTCCCTTCAAAGTCAATACATTGACATTTAAATGAAGTAGGGTGGCCAACCAGTGGTGCCGTTAGGCCCTCTTAAGACCccctaaataatttggtggcgttttatttcaaaatattaaaaaatgctgGCGTTAGTGCAACACTATTTCAAACAGACAACAAGAAACTTCCTCATACATTTGGAAAGTAAACCTGAACATTTAGAGAGCTGAACCTGTTTCCAACATGACAGAGTTAAATACCTGCCAAGTGCCAACTTGACAAACCCGAATATCGTCATCATCCCTGTATGTTAGCTCAGCTAGGAGGAGTACATGAGAACAAAATCAAACCACAAAGCATTTGGACTCGCTCAGAGTCAACATTCTAAGCTCTTTCACTGAGACGGTGTCTTCCTGAAGACCATGGCCGGAAGACTAGAGGAGGATCTCCGTTGTCCGACCTGTTTGGACATCTTCAAAGATCCCGTCATGCTGCCGTGCGGTCACAACTACTGCCGTGCGTGTCTGCAGAAGTGGAAAGACGTAGGACAGCGCTCGTGTCCACTCTGTAGGACAGCGTTTCGGTCGATGGATACACCTCCGAACCTGGCACTGAGGAATATGTGTGAAAACTTTTTACGAGCCACTATCGAGTCAAAAGACATCTGCAGCTTGCACAAGGAGGAACTCAAACTCTTCTGTTTGGATCACCAGGAGCTCGTGTGCCTCATCTGCAGAGATGCAAAAATCCACGGCGGCCACAAGATGCAGCCCGTCGAAGAAGTTGCGAAAGATCACAAAGACAAACTTCAAGACGGCCTACAGAACGTAAGAATGAGACTCAATGATTATAAAACACGCAGCGACAATTGCCATCGACAACTGGCTCACATCAAGGCCCAGGGGGAGAAGGTCCAAAGAAAGATTAAGAAGGATTTTGAAGAGCTTCGTCACTTCCTTGACGTTGAGGAAAAAGCAAGGTTGTCTGCTGTCAGGGAGGAAGAGCAGAAGAAGAGTCAGACCATGAGGGAAAAGATCGCGGCTCTCGGAAAGGACATGGTCACGCTCTCCAACACGATCAGAAACACGGAGGACCTGCTGAGTTCTGGCGACATGTCCgtcttgaaaaacttcaagacaaCGATGAGAAAAATCCGAGAGCTTCCCGATGAACCGGACCTGCCCGGAGGAGCTCTGTTGGATGAAGCAAAACACGTGGACGAACTCAAGTTCAACGTGTGGCAAAAAATGAAGACTGTCTCCAACAGACCCAACAGGAACACTCCAGATCCCGGTCCGACCAATCTGACTTTGGAAGAAGCGCAAAGGTGTCCAGAGAGCGTGAAGTGGAATATTGTGCTGGGTTCCGCTTTGGACTCAGGAAGACACGAATGGGACGTGGAAGTGCTAGACCACAAAGACTGGCTGGTGGGGATCTTGTGGGGGGAACCTTATTTCCCTGGAGAAATGACTGGGTGGTTAATTGGATTTAAAGACGGTAAATACACAAAGCCCGGTGGCGCATTTGGAGCTTGGCATCCGCCTGTAGAACTGCGACGGATCCGAGTCATGGTGGACTTTAACAGAAGATCTGTTTCATTCTCTGAACCTCTTACCAAAACGCAATTGTGGTCCATTAATAACTGCTCCGATTGGCCAGATTTATCCGGTTACATCAAAATGTATCCTTCCATTTACACTAGGAGTATTACTCCTCTGACAATAATCCCAGTTCCGACTCGAGCTATGTCTCTCATGAGTTCATTTTGatgatacaggtagtccccaggttatgacggacccgacttacgtgatttcaactttacgacgtctgcgttttgtcgttttttttttttaaattgttgacttttgtgatgcatgcttttattttggcgcaggaagcgtagagctgGTAATCCAGTGATCCCTCgccacttcgcgccctcagttcataaataaacaaatacagatgagctgtcccgagccaatcGCATGGTCTCACGATCCCACCCTCCCtggtctttgttggtcaggcagtgccctTGAGTTAGTTGCGTATtaaagatgattgacagatgtttaatgtttgatcttgccaccgcTGAAGTTTCAAAACacagcatgtgtcaatcatctagggctgcagctatcgaatattgtagtaatcgagtaatcgactgaaaattctatcgattaatcgagtaattggatgaaataaatatatttttaggtgaagagcaattataaatatacatgagaaaacaagacatttcatctaacattgagccattttcagtcaatcaatgtctttatttccgatgtatattgttgaaaacagccaacaattgcatctcagatgtaactagaataagaaaaaagactaattcactactttcactc from Corythoichthys intestinalis isolate RoL2023-P3 chromosome 21, ASM3026506v1, whole genome shotgun sequence includes:
- the LOC130909277 gene encoding E3 ubiquitin-protein ligase TRIM39-like — encoded protein: MAGRLEEDLRCPTCLDIFKDPVMLPCGHNYCRACLQKWKDVGQRSCPLCRTAFRSMDTPPNLALRNMCENFLRATIESKDICSLHKEELKLFCLDHQELVCLICRDAKIHGGHKMQPVEEVAKDHKDKLQDGLQNVRMRLNDYKTRSDNCHRQLAHIKAQGEKVQRKIKKDFEELRHFLDVEEKARLSAVREEEQKKSQTMREKIAALGKDMVTLSNTIRNTEDLLSSGDMSVLKNFKTTMRKIRELPDEPDLPGGALLDEAKHVDELKFNVWQKMKTVSNRPNRNTPDPGPTNLTLEEAQRCPESVKWNIVLGSALDSGRHEWDVEVLDHKDWLVGILWGEPYFPGEMTGWLIGFKDGKYTKPGGAFGAWHPPVELRRIRVMVDFNRRSVSFSEPLTKTQLWSINNCSDWPDLSGYIKMYPSIYTRSITPLTIIPVPTRAMSLMSSF